One part of the Magallana gigas chromosome 5, xbMagGiga1.1, whole genome shotgun sequence genome encodes these proteins:
- the LOC105324918 gene encoding CDK5 regulatory subunit-associated protein 3, with protein MSSLENLPIDIHFNKLLDWLINRRHCIQEWPARAVVIREKINEALTDMPQNPQILELLEGTHINYFHCKKIIELLKKDEESGKKNVFGQYSSQRMKDWSEVIKLYEKDGVYLGETAQMLARNVNYEVPALKKQIAKCQQIKKECERKQTDYTSKAEELRKKYDATCKQMGIEGKKIKTELAALVQDLPAQFHQISEAASKLSKSVQYYDEFVDFVTKRSEEKRDSLPMLKYIMENGNTTTYQWRTGQKPEVIEEAKVFIDTSEENEVGQVTDDIDWGDPGAMTESAIDFGDEIDFNMADITVETGGTEEGDQNPDTGVTGHDSDSNGIDWTDVVIVDKPDAEGVAKGEDAMSLLDNPRTRTLFIDDLMELEAFLMQRLFELDSDSAGGDVLSSSQMQDAPSSLQLQSPVVTKMVSQVRDVIAAFSTVKMHHLLSIRNSPRYVDRLKETLKQMLSLADKMVFLEKQMVVKYKDADSELREIQPKLELVIKRTKEMQKQMESEISNRYKDRVVNIMGEINTM; from the exons ATGTCGAGTTTAGAAAACCTCCCAATTGacattcattttaacaaactactAG ATTGGTTAATCAACAGACGACACTGTATTCAGGAATGGCCAGCCCGAGCCGTTGTGATCAGGGAAAAAATCAATGAAGCATTAACAGATATGCCTCAAAACCCCCAGATATTAGAACTGCTAGAGGGAACTC atataaattattttcattgtaaGAAGATAATTGAGTTGCTTAAAAAAGATGAGGAATCTGGTAAAAAGAATGTGTTTGGACAGTATTCATCTCAAAGAATGAAA GATTGGTCAGAAGTTATAAAGTTGTATGAAAAGGATGGAGTCTATTTAG GAGAAACTGCTCAGATGCTGGCAAGAAACGTTAACTATGAAGTGCCAGCTCTAAAGAAACAGATTGCTAAATGCCAGCAAATTAAAAAA GAATGTGAAAGGAAGCAAACAGATTACACTTCCAAAGCTGAGGAACTCAGGAAAAAGTATGACGCAACATGTAAACAGATGGGCATTGAG ggtaaaaagataaaaacagaATTGGCTGCCCTTGTTCAGGATCTGCCTGCTCAGTTTCATCAGATTTCGGAGGCTGCATCAAAATTGTCCAAATCTGTGCAATATTACGATGAATTTGTTGACTTTGTTACAAAAAG ATCTGAAGAAAAGAGAGACAGTTTGCCAATGTTAAAGTATATAATGGAAAACGGAAACACAACTACATATCAATGGAGGACGGGACAGAAACCAGAGGTGATAGAGGAGGCCAAAGTTTTCATCGATACGTCGGAGGAAAACGAGGTCGGCCAAGTCACAGATGAT ATTGACTGGGGAGACCCAGGTGCTATGACAGAGTCTGCCATTGATTTTGGAGACGAGATTGATTTCAATATGGCGGACATTACTGTGGAGACAGGAGGCACAGAAGAAGGAGACCAG AACCCTGACACTGGTGTCACAGGGCATGATAGTGACAGTAATGGGATAGACTGGACCGATGTAGTCATTGTGGATAAACCCGATGCTG AGGGTGTTGCCAAAGGAGAAGATGCCATGTCACTTCTAGACAATCCCAGGACGCGGACTCTCTTCATTGATGACTTGATGGAG TTGGAGGCATTCCTGATGCAACGGTTGTTTGAGCTGGACTCGGACTCGGCTGGGGGGGATGTGTTGTCAAGCAGTCAGATGCAAGATGCCCCTTCCTCCCTACAACTCCAGTCACCCGTGGTGACCAAGATGGTCAGTCAGGTCCGAGACGTCATCGCTGCATTTAGTACTGTCAAGATGCATCATTTACTGTCCATTAGGAATTCTCCACG ATATGTTGATCGTCTGAAAGAGACTTTGAAACAGATGTTGAGTCTGGCAGACAAGATGGTGTTCTTAGAGAAACAGATGGTCGTTAAATACAAAGACGCAGATTCTGAGCTAAGGGAAATCCAGCCTAAACTGGAGCTAGTCATAAAGCGCACCAAGGAAATGCAGAAACAG ATGGAGTCAGAGATATCAAACCGCTACAAGGATAGAGTGGTCAATATAATGGGAGAAATCAACACAATGTGA
- the LOC105324957 gene encoding perlucin, with protein sequence MKLLFALFLKAFVASATQCPGGWAPHASSCYAFETSAREHWAMASYFCSLHEAYLVEINSATENDFLIKHLTAMGVNADFWIGLTDDSMEGTWEWLPAGANPGYTAWAPGQPDNGHNEDCALLSHSRNYLWNDDQCDNSHYFICEKEANHGNSIIIG encoded by the exons ATGAAACTCCTGTTTGCCCTCTTTCTGAAAG CTTTTGTTGCCAGCGCAACACAGTGCCCGGGGGGCTGGGCACCTCACGCCTCGTCGTGTTATGCGTTTGAGACGTCGGCACGTGAGCACTGGGCGATGGCTTCG tattTTTGTAGCCTTCACGAGGCTTATTTGGTGGAAATAAACTCAGCAacagaaaatgattttcttaTCAAGCACTTGACTGCCATGGGAGTTAATG CCGATTTCTGGATTGGTCTGACGGACGATTCTATGGAGGGGACATGGGAATGGCTTCCAGCAGGGGCCAACCCCGGGTACACTGCCTGGGCCCCTGGGCAGCCAGATAATGGTCATAACGAGGACTGTGCCCTGTTGTCTCACTCTAGGAACTATCTGTGGAACGACGACCAGTGCGACAACTCTCACTACTTCATTTGTGAGAAAGA agcgAATCATGGAAATTCGATAATTATTGGGTAA
- the LOC105342321 gene encoding fatty acyl-CoA reductase 1: MSTMDSSSRLPSIGEYYAGKNIFLTGASGFIGKVLIEKLLRSCPNVNKIFMLMRPKKSQDIDQRVEEICKCPVYDKLRKEQPNFHEKLVPIFGDITLPELGIKPEDLKLLCDNVNVVFHSAATIRFDEHLRVAVDMNVIAVRKMTVLCKQFKHLEVFIHISTAYANCDRPFIEEMVYNPPVDPQKLIDVLEWMDDDMITSITPKLIGNKPNTYTYTKHLAEHLLVKEGSDLPLAIVRPSIVGAAWKEPVPGWIDNYNGPSGLYVAAGKGILRSMKGDYRGVADIIPVDIPVNMIIAAAWYTAVTKPSSCLIYHSTTGSVNPFTWGELEGVVMNFWKKVPLDSCFRRPKAALTSSGFLHDFYTFIEHMLPAYVADLGYCLLGKRPRMVKIYNRLHKAIGTLTYFTMHSWEWSYSNLDMLTSHMSPEDKKCFYFDPRGLHWPTYIENYCLGTKKFLLNEDLSGLPAAKAHLRKLRNIRYCFNTIVLIAVWRVLIARSELARNLWYLIIGLMNRFVKFFRLTSTIHKQ, translated from the exons ATGTCAACCATGGATTCCTCGTCCAGACTTCCATCAATAGGGGAATATTATGcaggaaaaaatatattcttaacaGGAGCTTCGGGATTCATTGGAAAAGTGCTGATAGAAAAACTTCTAAGAAGTTGTCctaatgtgaacaaaatatttatgttaatgAGACCAAAGAAATCACAAGACATTGACCAAAGAGTTGAGGAGATATGTAAATGTCCA GTCTATGACAAACTGCGCAAGGAACAACCgaactttcatgaaaaattagtCCCAATCTTTGGAGATATAACATTACCGGAACTTGGAATAAAGCCAGAAGATCTGAAGTTACTTTGTGACAATGTGAATGTTGTGTTCCACAGTGCTGCTACAATTAGATTTGATGAACATTTAag GGTGGCAGTAGATATGAATGTCATTGCAGTAAGGAAGATGACTGTTTTGTGCAAACAGTTCAAACACCTTGAG GTATTTATACACATATCTACAGCTTATGCCAACTGTGATCGTCCATTTATCgaggaaatggtatataatcCACCCGTGGATCCCCAGAAATTAATAGATGTATTAGA GTGGATGGATGATGACATGATCACCTCAATCACACCCAAGCTGATAGGTAACAAACCGAACACGTACACCTATACCAAGCACCTGGCGGAACACCTGCTGGTCAAGGAGGGCTCGGACCTCCCCCTGGCCATCGTCCGACCCTCCATCGTAGGGGCTGCCTGGAAAGAACCTGTGCCT ggCTGGATAGACAACTACAATGGGCCCAGTGGGTTATATGTAGCA GCTGGGAAAGGGATCCTGAGGTCCATGAAGGGAGACTACCGTGGCGTGGCAGACATAATCCCGGTGGACATTCCAGTTAACATGATCATTGCTGCCGCGTGGTACACTGCGGTCACCAAACCAAGCTCCTGTCTTATCTACCACAGCACCACTGGCTCCGTCAATCCATTCACTTGGGGAGAATTAG AGGGAGTTGTAATGAATTTCTGGAAGAAAGTGCCTCTTGATTCCTGCTTTAGAAGACCAAAGGCTGCCCTTACTAGCTCAGG GTTTCTTCATGACTTTTACACATTTATTGAGCACATGCTCCCAGCCTATGTAGCAGATCTTGGCTATTGCCTGCTTGGAAAACGCCCAAG GATGGTGAAGATCTACAATCGTTTGCACAAAGCCATAGGGACTTTGACCTACTTCACCATGCACTCCTGGGAGTGGTCCTACAGCAATCTGGACATGCTGACCAGTCACATGTCACCTGAGGACAAAAAG TGTTTTTACTTTGATCCCCGAGGTCTGCATTGGCCAACATACATTGAGAATTACTGCCTAGGAACCAAAAAATTTCTTCTGAATGAAGATTTATCAGGGTTACCAGCTGCCAAAGCCCATTTAAGAAA GTTGAGGAACATTCGATACTGTTTCAACACCATTGTACTGATAGCAGTGTGGAGAGTGCTCATTGCACGGTCAGAACTGGCCAGAAATCTGTGGTACCTGATTATTGGACTGATGAACAGATTTGTTAAATTCTTTCGCTTGACAAGTACCATCCACAAGCAGTGA